The segment TCGAGGTCGATCCATTTAAAGGTGACTTACTTTGATTTTGGTCTAAAAAATGTAGTTTTGGAGATACCTCTATATTGTCTGAATGTAGTATATAGCTATGTGTTTTATAGAAATATTGTAAATAGCTTAACCTACTTAATTTCACAAATTATAAGCTAGCTACGATCATAAAAACGAGAGTAACTTATTGATTTTTTCCTATAttgttttttcctaattttttacgttttcttataaaattataaaatagcCAAACAGAatatgtgttacaaaaaaaatacacaatttttTACAAGATTATGTAAGCgaaacaaaaactaaataaccCAAAATACCGCATTAGAGTTAAGAGAACGACCtggtatttttttaattttatattatatagtttgaaTAGAATAACAAACAATTAGTTTAGAGTACATCTTATAATAAACAAGTATGTTATAACAAGGTTCAATCAAGATAATACAATCTTGCCATAGTGTGATGAAGATGGACTTTCGACTTCAGCAGAACATCTATCCCAAACCTCGTTAGTTCTAAAAGAAACTTGAGAAGCAAAGCGTTTGAGTTGATAAAATCGAAACATCAATTTTATAACCTCCATGTAGCATTCTTTTCCAGATTGTACTACCTTCATACAACACTCTCTAGAAATAGGGTTTTTCGTAAGAATCTCTTCAATAACATCTTCATTACATTTCTTAAAACTAGGTCCCATCTTATCCATGCAATTTTCTAGAAATGTTGTAACTTTTGGTGTGAGGTTCTTGAGCATGTAAAGATTGTAATCTTGTGAAGCCGGTGATATCGATTTAACTGCATCCATCTCAGGACCGGGATTGACCAATGGTTCTTCATCAACATATTCTTGGCCAAAACTTGGGTATGAAAATGATACCAAAGTGGTGATTATGACAAATGCCATGAAAATTGTCTTCAGCTCCATtctatataattattacttttgaatttcttatttaattattttgtgtcTTATTCACAAGATTTATaagtgtgtatgtatatatagtcGACTAATTTTGAATGTTACTGCTGGTGaaacttttattaattagtaaattACGTTTTACAGTTATTTTCAGAACCATAATTCATTTAATTACTTCTGTTAGCTCTCTGATAGTAACAACTATATATcgtttttaatttattccatCAAAACATTTTATGGTTGTAAACCTAAAGGCTATAAAAAGTTTTGTAAAAATACtaatgaaattttttgtttaactatGTCTTACATCAatatttcatttggttataTCCATAACTGATCATGCATTTCACAAagctaaaatgaaaaaaaaaattagaactaCTTCCTCTGAGTTTGTTTGGCACAACCTGTTTTTGATTCCTTTCCAATCGATATTATACCGTTAAGCTCGGCATTTTCTTTGGAATTTTAAAGATGACCATGTGCTTCCGACAGCACAAGCAGATAGACATGAAGAAGTCGTTGGGTACCTTTGTTGGGTTAGAATATCTGAATTAGCTCATATCGTGCAAGTAAGTGCGGAATAGCCTAGTTTAAAGTTGGATAAATGAGTCAAGATTGTTACATGTTCGTATTCTACGTTTTTTGATATCTTAAGCACTATCATACATATTGGTTGGgatatattatttgaactaGTTCAAATGGTGCAAGTATGTGCGGAATGGAGTTAATGGAATATTAAGGGGATGTCCCAAATTCAGATTTAGCAGCTTCATATTGGGATGGTCAGAAAGGCCCACATGGTGGTGCTAAATAGCTACTGGATATTCTTGTGTTAGACATGGTTCAGGAATGCCTCAAGGTTGAGTCTCACATTgaatgatggaaataaaaataacctCTAAATTTCAGAGGTCataaacatttgaaaataaatttcagtaaatttaatatagaaaaatctttgtatattaattttttaggGAATCAAAACGAATGTTTCATTGGAACAAGAATTATTAATCTATgaacattaataattaatgttatggtttgtttaataaaaactataatatctATTTAGTTTAATCTATCTATTTTTCTATGAAATCTAAGAATTATTATGGTGATGAAACGTGTCATAGCTCAAACGttgtaacattttaaaataatatgaaatgaataagtaaattatttatagaatgactcatatttccaaaaaaaacattctaTTGGTTTTTTTGTGGTTTCTCATTTAAAAATCATCTCTTACTTTTTtcatatcttttaattttagtattacTATAAATGTGAGTAGCACATAATCTTTTTGTCATCAATATAAGCAGACAATCAAAATTCTGTAAACCGAACAGGAAACTATGCGTCTATATGTAATGTATAGAACATTTGACTCTGAGCACCGAGCTCTTGCAAATGAATTCtctttgtgtttttattttgagaaaagAGTATTTCGagttttttataaagaaaaaaaaagagatagacAAATGAAAACTCATCATATAATCTATACGTAGAAATCCAAATAGCCACATGTTATAGtggttttatttaaaaaaaaaataattattttagtatcAAAGTTGAAATACTCATATGAGCGTTGGAGATGCTATTGGGaattttgtttagatttttaatcTAGAGTATTGTGTCTGATGCTGCCGTAATTTTTATTCTTGCATGAAAGTTGTAGTATTGTCTTAAAGTTGGCAGTCTTGGTGGTACTATTGCGGTGACTTAGGATGAAAGGAGCATGTTCGCTCGTTTGGTTTTCTCAAGAATTTGTTTCCCATACTGAGTTTTATATGTTAACTTGAAACAAGAATATGGACCAACTAAAATTACTGATTTAGAAGCATATATGTTATCAGCAAATAATTGTAAAGAGCTTTCTCTAGTCATGTATTATagatatttatgatttagaataACACAGATCCTTAgcaagtaaaaagaaaaaaaaaagagaagggaATAAATCAACAGAAACATGAATCAGAAGGAAGACTGTGAATGTAGATTTAATCTTAATTCAAATAAACGATGTCCAGAATGGCAAAACCAGCCGCAACACCATTTTCATCTGATGACTAGACCTTTGTGGGCATTACATAATCACTAAACTTGTCTATTATAACTCTCGTCTTGTTTCTACATGTTTCAATTATTGCTCAAAAATTTTGTCACATCAAATTAAGTAGAGTCTGAATTTAAGCATAAGAAACTCTTCTTCGACTCTTTACTTGTGATAAGCTCCACAGATTCCAAGTTCTGATACAGCTTGATCTTTACGGTAAACACCTTCTCGCACCAAGAACATGTTTTAGACTTTTGGGAATATCCTCTTCATTATGGTATATGCATTTTTCCGCAAACATATTGTTTTCGTTCATgaaattcattatattttcATACATTTCGGAACTCATTATTTTGTCTGATATGCAAATTAGGCCGAATAGTATTTACATACCCAAATCAACACGATATCAGTCAAAAAGTAAATGTCACAGGTTAATTGTCGAGGTGGATCCATTTAAAGGTGACTTAGTTTGATTTTGGTCTAAAAGATGTAGTTTTGGAGGTACCTCTATATTGTCTGAATGTAGTATATAGCTATGTTTTTGTAGAAATATTGTAAATAGCTTAACCTAATTAATTTCACAAATTATAAGCTAGCTACGATCATAAAAACGAGAGTAACTGATTGATTTTTactatattgttttttcttaatttttttactttttcttataaaattattaaatagcCAAACATCATAtgagttacaaaaaataaatatacaatttttgaCAAGATTATGTAAGCgaaacaaaaactaaataaccCAAAATACTGCATTAGAGTTAAGAGAACGAGCtggtatttttaattatatattatatagtttgaataaaataacaaacaatTAGTTTAGAGTACATCTTATAATAAACAAGTATGTTATAACAAGGTTTAATCAAGATAATACAATCTTGTCATCTTGTGATGAAGATGGACTTTCAACTTCAGCAAAACATCTATCCCAAACCTCGTTAGTTCTAAAAGAAACTTGAGAAGCAAAGCGTTTGAGTTGATAAAATCGAAACATCAATTTTCTAGTCTCCATGTAGCATTCTTTTCCAGATTGTACTACCTTCATACAACACTCTCTAGAAATAGGTTTCTTAGTAAGAATCTCTTCAATAACATCTTCATTACATTTCTTAAAACTAGGTCCCATCTTATCCATGCAATTTTCTAGAAATGTTGTAACTTTCGGTGTGAGGTTCTCGAGCATGTAAAGATTGTAATCTTGTGAAGCTGGTGATATCGCTTTAACTGCATCCATCTCAGGACCGGGATTGACCAATGGTTCGTCATCAACATATTCTTGGCCAAAACTTGGGTATGAAAATGATACCAAAGTGGTGATTATGACAAATGCCATGAAAATTGTCTTCAGCTCCATtctatataattattacttttgaatttcttatttAATGATTTTGTGTCTTATTCACAAGATTTATaagtgtgtatgtatatatagtcGACTGATTTTGAATGTTACTGCTGGTGaaacttttattaattagtaaattACGTTTTACAGTTATTTTCAGAACCATAATTCATTTAATTACTTCTGTTAGCTCTCTGATAGTAACAACTATATATcgtttttaatttattccatTAAAACATTTTATGGGTGTAAACCTAAAGGCTATAAAAAGTTTTGTAAAAATACtaatgaaattttttgtttaactatGTCTTACATCAatatttcatttggttataTCCATAACTGATCATGCATTTCACAAAGCTAAAAcgaataaaaaattagaactaCTTCCTCCGAGTTTGTTTGGCACAACCTGTTTTTGATTCCTTTCCAATCGATATTTTACCGTTAAGCTCGGCATTTTCTTTGGAAATTTAAAGATGACAATGTGCTTCCGACAGCATAAGCAGAGAGACATGAAGAAGTCGTTGGGTACCTTTGTTGGGTTAGAATATCTGAATTAGCTCATATCGTGCAAGTAAGTGCGGAATAGCCTAGTTTAAAGTTGGATAAATGAGTCAAGATTGTTACATGTTCGTATTCTATGTTTTTTGATATCTTAAGCACTGTCATACATGTTGGTTGGGATAGATTATTTTTTGAACTAGTTTAAATTGTGCAAGTATGTGCGGAATAGCCTAGTGTGGAGTTAATGGAATATTAAGGGGATGTCCCCGTTTCAGATTTAGCAGCTTCATATTTGGAACGGTCAGACAGGCCCACATGGTGGTGCTAAATAGCTGCTGGATATTCTTGTGTTAGACATGGTTCAGAAATGCCTCAAGGTTGAGTCTCACATTgaatgatggaaataaaaataaactctaaaatttCAGAGGTTataaacatttgaaaataaatttcagtGAATTTAATATAGAAAAGCCTTTGTATATTAATTTGTTAGGTAGTCAAAACGAATGTTTGATTGGTACCagaattattaatatatgtacatTAATAATCAATGTTAtggtttgtttatatatttagtttaatatatctATTTCTCTATGAAATCTAAGAATTATTATGGTGATGAAACGTGTCATAGATCAAACgttgtaatattttcaaataatatgaaatggataagtaaattatttataaaatgacacATATTTCCAAGAAAAACATTCTAGTGACTTTTTTGTGGTTTCTCATTTAAAAATCAACTCTTACTTTTTtcatatcttttaattttagtattacTATAAATTTGAGTAGCACATAATATTCTTGTCATCAATATAAGCAGACAATCAAAATTCTGTAAACCGAACAGGAAACTATGCGTCTATATGAATAGTATAGAACGTTTGACTCTGAGCACCGAGCTCTAGCAAATGAATTCTCTTTGAGTTTTTCTTTGAGAAAAGAGTATTTCGagttttttataaagaaaaaaaaagagatagacAAATGAAAACTTGTCATATAATCTATACGTAGAAATCCAAATATCCTCATGTTATagtggttttatttttaaaagaaaaat is part of the Raphanus sativus cultivar WK10039 chromosome 5, ASM80110v3, whole genome shotgun sequence genome and harbors:
- the LOC130494900 gene encoding protein DOWN-REGULATED IN DIF1 11-like gives rise to the protein MELKTIFMAFVIITTLVSFSYPSFGQEYVDDEPLVNPGPEMDAVKAISPASQDYNLYMLENLTPKVTTFLENCMDKMGPSFKKCNEDVIEEILTKKPISRECCMKVVQSGKECYMETRKLMFRFYQLKRFASQVSFRTNEVWDRCFAEVESPSSSQDDKIVLS
- the LOC130494899 gene encoding protein DOWN-REGULATED IN DIF1 11-like is translated as MELKTIFMAFVIITTLVSFSYPSFGQEYVDEEPLVNPGPEMDAVKSISPASQDYNLYMLKNLTPKVTTFLENCMDKMGPSFKKCNEDVIEEILTKNPISRECCMKVVQSGKECYMEVIKLMFRFYQLKRFASQVSFRTNEVWDRCSAEVESPSSSHYGKIVLS